The proteins below are encoded in one region of Pseudophryne corroboree isolate aPseCor3 chromosome 8, aPseCor3.hap2, whole genome shotgun sequence:
- the NEXMIF gene encoding neurite extension and migration factor, with protein MHCSRLDTSGEVWSECQNDKLMDGQEEKDSAPEAVSTLLINGISGNEPHDPVDDVKSYDAADAPVTFPALMQKEIQACHRALPPIISKEPCLLGPPSPLRLSDTAEHVISDPSAQAISLTTCVTKGLSTWSLPSDSEKTPFTIMEPGALSALTGDCLMQQSRTCLGCFIESKDGVDPEPGVSLKIEDISRDYDTCPVSDMGIHCMGTGDSLKYGDQLLSDQLLSFPVHKSRETDKRDQDKSDSDSEDPTPKNYYEGLLLDKCNGDEALLANPSQEWGYFESFISESKIELLDLCSKNELSVNLFSEEDVDNYMFDDDDSTLGSDVCSLKIRYESFQDNVREKTNALQEDAQFNFFPSVFTNCTKKESKGSNKRVGDPSQFKLEEGGIWEDDDEEEDDEEEGESGKSGLNKTCGNMDVVQYISTKRSHFLDSVNSAEDSGEYSDDSSCSESSYDVLGDIKDCTRYLSREHSHSLIQPNYGLRVKRKVRYSDDYLYDMDSLENEKVVEKKEGTPDGIKEEDDDDWCPKKRRKVCRKEPPVIIKYIIINRFKGEKHMLIKLGKLDANETTVTLSDDQLGKYQKLAPVKEYWEERRRNTSALSAQRSLNGSENAIPPRKRKGQLANRHRLQRIQTIEQPISRDMLSSYDHRQGCSSKDNASLNDLPSLALQTPSCVNGLHLSDIVDVAPVKCRSLERELKCADRKVIRRIKFKSEARLKCKQLKLEQENAISTADPIENFPSTENPDSAALLKEETIHSAPDSSHPSQCHTDNEAKNSPFLQATCTPDKPLPSAHITTNVPVLPGGYLQTLLDASDSSSGTGITYFAPHPLGQHSVNIMQTAEKQFSSLQLAQSCVLSPPSESELQQSPHHLDMEQSFPDMWHSKPPSNQAEFISNLREVSIISGDFTGSAAVSDTDMTASGYSQVHSNSSKQLYHKTFLQEGQIQQDDSYQPCHYNSGDGHFILQRGTLSTDNGRLISFDSVGSLSVSSSNYSSLSMKSCEKDGEDEISDDFLAHCSPKLIIQQSIDEITPLKESTDLLDISNFTPDKFRHSSLSEMSPPDTPNLSPQITGTDVKSVGNIKAFQNGTQVVLNGPEKAKWNCAVLPPQEQTNSGFALNNHQFQFHMFNDEDSVNILEKGPCLPTFDESAIPIHANGKPSKSKKKLSASKNTGANQSSSPKSSKKKTPKASKGADKTQTKTPRQTGPKSSKKGKNGKNEKTQSAGNRSGLINNANSTKQALTDCMKLYGPGSSKAGKHTAGVSEWTLDKGSNTAWSDPRVGNANNLLDDDQREFEEPSNILSNIASGMADVQRFMMASIEPFYNPVGPSDIPDILLSPESNSLKLKTLKILAGTPQDFKKKVNGTSVGGSKKSTNKGSGKNNAKFGVFDPSSSLGYGANLHAAFFDKNFGNLSILTNNVPTHKKLYRHKSTSKSLRDENCKGKRIDQAHKDPMVTAAFEKLR; from the exons GTTGGACACAAGTGGTGAGGTATGGAGTGAGTGCCAGAACGATAAATTGATGGACGGCCAAGAAGAGAAAGACTCTGCCCCCGAAGCAGTCAGCACACTTCTAATTAATGGGATTAGTGGAAATG AGCCACATGATCCTGTGGATGATGTGAAGTCCtatgatgctgcagatgctcctGTCACGTTCCCAGCCTTAATGCAGAAGGAAATCCAAGCCTGTCACCGAGCATTGCCACCCATCATTTCCAAAGAGCCTTGCTTGCTGGGTCCTCCTTCTCCCCTGAGGTTATCCGATACAGCGGAACATGTTATCAGTGACCCATCAGCTCAGGCCATATCCCTGACAACCTGTGTCACCAAAGGTCTAAGTACTTGGTCCTTGCCCAGCGACAGTGAAAAAACACCTTTTACCATCATGGAACCTGGAGCTTTGTCAGCTCTGACTGGCGACTGCTTGATGCAGCAAAGCCGGACCTGCCTAGGCTGTTTTATAGAATCAAAAGATGGTGTAGATCCAGAGCCAGGTGTCAGTTTGAAAATAGAAGATATAAGTAGAGACTATGACACCTGTCCCGTCTCTGACATGGGGATTCATTGCATGGGTACAGGAGACAGTCTAAAATATGGTGATCAGCTGCTCTCTGACCAGCTCTTAAGCTTTCCTGTTCATAAATCACGAGAAACTGATAAAAGGGACCAAGACAAGTCTGACAGTGATTCAGAGGACCCTACGCCAAAAAACTATTATGAAGGATTGCTACTCGACAAATGCAACGGGGATGAGGCATTACTGGCCAACCCTAGCCAGGAGTGGGGCTACTTTGAGTCATTTATTAGCGAGAGTAAAATTGAGCTGCTGGACTTGTGCTCTAAAAATGAGCTGTCTGTAAACTTATTTTCAGAGGAAGATGTGGATAATTACATGTTCGATGATGATGATTCTACACTTGGCAGTGATGTGTGCTCCTTAAAGATCAGGTACGAATCATTTCAGGACAATGTTAGAGAGAAGACAAATGCTCTTCAAGAAGATGCTCAGTTTAACTTCTTCCCAAGCGTCTTCACTAATTGCACCAAGAAGGAAAGCAAAGGATCAAATAAGAGGGTAGGAGATCCTTCTCAATTTAAATTAGAAGAAGGTGGGATATGGGAAGATGATGATGAAGAGGAAGATGATGAAGAAGAAGGGGAGAGTGGGAAATCTGGCTTGAATAAAACCTGTGGAAATATGGATGTTGTGCAATACATAAGCACCAAAAGGAGCCACTTTCTGGATTCAGTTAATTCAGCTGAGGACTCAGGGGAGTACAGTGATGACAGCTCATGCAGTGAATCATCTTACGATGTACTAGGAGACATCAAAGACTGTACAAGATACCTATCCCGTGAGCACTCCCATTCTCTAATCCAGCCAAATTATGGTCTGAGGGTGAAAAGGAAAGTCAGGTACAGTGATGACTACTTGTACGACATGGATTCCCTGGAGAATGAGAAAGTTGTAGAGAAAAAGGAAGGCACACCAGATGGAATCaaagaagaagatgatgatgacTGGTGCCCTAAGAAACGCAGGAAAGTTTGCAGGAAGGAGCCACCTGTCATCATCAAGTATATCATCATCAACAGGTTCAAAGGTGAGAAGCACATGCTGATCAAGCTCGGCAAGCTTGATGCGAATGAGACCACAGTTACTCTGAGTGATGACCAGCTTGGGAAATACCAAAAGCTTGCACCAGTCAAGGAGTACTGGGAAGAAAGGAGGAGGAACACATCAGCTCTGAGTGCACAGAGAAGTCTTAATGGCTCAGAAAATGCCATTCCACCGAGAAAGAGAAAAGGCCAGCTAGCAAACAGACACCGGTTACAAAGGATACAAACTATTGAGCAACCAATAAGCAGGGATATGCTTTCCTCCTATGACCACAGGCAGGGATGCAGCAGCAAAGATAATGCTAGCCTTAATGACTTGCCTTCACTAGCTCTGCAAACCCCAAGCTGCGTGAATGGATTACACTTAAGTGACATAGTAGATGTTGCCCCTGTTAAATGCAGATCTTTAGAAAGGGAGCTTAAATGTGCAGACCGGAAAGTGATCAGGAGAATCAAATTTAAAAGTGAAGCTAGGTTGAAATGCAAACAGCTAAAACTGGAGCAAGAAAATGCCATTAGTACTGCAGATCCAATAGAAAACTTTCCTTCCACTGAGAATCCGGATTCAGCAGCTCTTTTAAAAGAGGAAACCATTCATAGTGCACCAGACAGCTCTCATCCATCTCAGTGCCACACTGATAATGAAGCTAAAAATTCCCCATTTCTACAAGCCACCTGCACTCCTGACAAGCCATTACCATCTGCTCACATCACTACCAATGTACCAGTTCTCCCTGGAGGGTATCTACAGACATTGTTAGATGCATCAGACTCATCTAGTGGCACTGGTATAACATACTTTGCCCCTCATCCCTTGGGGCAGCACTCAGTTAACATCATGCAGACAGCAGAAAAACAGTTCAGTTCCCTACAACTTGCACAGAGCTGTGTGCTCTCTCCCCCATCAGAGTCTGAGCTGCAGCAGTCACCTCATCACTTAGACATGGAGCAGAGCTTCCCAGACATGTGGCATAGCAAACCCCCTAGCAATCAGGCTGAGTTCATATCAAACCTTAGGGAAGTGTCCATCATATCTGGAGACTTTACCGGTTCTGCAGCTGTATCAGATACAGACATGACAGCCTCTGGATATAGTCAAGTTCATTCGAACAGCAGCAAACAGCTGTACCACAAAACATTTCTGCAAGAGGGCCAGATTCAGCAGGATGACTCTTATCAGCCCTGTCATTATAATAGTGGAGATGGGCACTTCATACTGCAGAGAGGCACACTTAGCACAGACAATGGCAGGCTTATTAGTTTTGACTCAGTAGGCTCATTGTCAGTTAGTTCCAGTAATTACAGCTCTTTAAGCATGAAGTCATGTGAAAAAGATGGAGAGGATGAAATAAGCGATGATTTTCTAGCCCATTGCAGTCCCAAACTTATAATCCAGCAAAGCATTGATGAAATCACACCTCTGAAGGAGTCTACTGACCTCCTGGACATCTCCAACTTTACCCCTGACAAATTCCGCCACTCATCCCTTTCAGAGATGTCCCCACCAGATACACCAAATCTCTCCCCTCAAATCACAGGCACAGATGTTAAGTCAGTAGGGAACATAAAGGCTTTTCAGAATGGTACCCAGGTTGTGCTCAATGGACCAGAAAAGGCCAAGTGGAATTGTGCTGTTCTTCCTCCACAGGAGCAGACTAATAGTGGCTTTGCATTAAATAACCATCAGTTTCAGTTTCATATGTTTAATGATGAGGATTCTGTCAATATTTTGGAGAAAGGTCCATGTCTGCCAACATTTGATGAGTCTGCCATTCCAATTCATGCCAATGGCAAACCCTCAAAATCTAAAAAGAAACTGTCTGCCAGCAAAAACACAGGTGCCAACCAAAGTTCTTCTCCAAAAAGTAGCAAGAAGAAAACCCCCAAAGCTAGCAAAGGGGCAGATAAAACACAGACAAAGACTCCTCGTCAAACAGGCCCCAAGTCATCCAAGAAAGGGAAAAATGGAAAAAATGAAAAAACCCAAAGTGCTGGCAATCGATCAGGTCTCATAAATAATGCAAATTCAACTAAACAGGCTTTAACTGACTGCATGAAGCTTTATGGTCCTGGCTCGTCTAAGGCAGGGAAGCACACAGCTGGGGTCAGTGAGTGGACGCTAGATAAAGGCAGTAATACTGCATGGTCCGATCCTAGGGTAGGTAATGCCAACAATCTCCTTGATGATGATCAGAGAGAATTTGAGGAACCTTCTAACATTCTTTCCAACATTGCATCtggtatggctgatgttcaaaGGTTCATGATGGCTTCAATTGAGCCTTTTTATAATCCTGTGGGCCCCAGTGACATCCCTGATATACTGCTGTCTCCAGAATCAAACAGCCTAAAATTGAAAACATTGAAAATCTTGGCTGGGACACCACAGGATTTCAAGAAAAAGGTAAATGGTACCTCAGTGGGAGGGTCCAAAAAGTCAACCAACAAAGGCTCAGGTAAGAACAATGCTAAGTTTGGGGTCTTTGATCCAAGCTCTTCATTAGGTTATGGAGCCAACCTTCATGCAGCATTTTTTGATAAGAACTTTGGGAACCTCAGTATTTTAACCAATAATGTACCAACTCACAAAAAGTTGTATCGTCATAAATCAACATCTAAGTCTCTACGAGATGAAAACTGTAAAGGGAAAAGAATAGACCAAGCACACAAGGACCCAATGGTCACAGCTGCATTTGAGAAACTGAGGTAA